From the Myxococcales bacterium genome, one window contains:
- a CDS encoding Hsp70 family protein: MSGVDPVIGIDLGTTNSVAARCDEAGTPVVLADDKGGKIHPSVVSFHPNGSVVVGAEAKQRRIIDPRNTVYSAKRLIGRPFRSREIHAAMQRMSYGIKEGANQQPVIVTRGGEFAVPEISAIVLDHVRNIAAKALKHEVGRAVVTVPASFNDAQRSATATAGAIAGITVVRVLNEPTAAALAYGQTRGLSKVIAVYDFGGGTFDVTLLRLNDQVYEVLSTAGDSFLGGDDIDELLMEHMADVALTKLRADVRADELALMRLRAVAEQAKIELSRRQRALVKIDEIAYGPGGAPLNLEIEITRDQLISQAGPLIERTFKVCEEALTLAGLTPAAIEDVVLVGGTTKIPHVRERVTQFFQRAPRVDINPEEAVAQGAALQAMSLERILNRRSTGRGLTPMGGVPAMPSAPPPPPATAISRDATWDESTGPARRTTAPLGAPRPGTDTMRPATRGAQVDRIDNGTGSQAAIGRITSRGAAPPPVPKASGPRARTMIGVAAEPFGEAPDTNDPTREHGWAPEEPTRPHEPMIGAPAPAADVFQQPTLVVDRASAAPPVSSPTTPTNADARTLIVPPPGGTPRTTDRGFGTSPPPPTAGFGAVAPPAGFGPQAPLAGFGPQPPLAGFGPQAPTMMAPPSGPVVVEVVPRGLGIGTVGGYCEELIRRNSQVPAETKRMFATSRDQQQTVRIRVFQGESRRIDDNAILGDLVLENLPARPRGLTSIEVTFAIDASGILQVRARDAQTGQEQRANLDLVGTQSPEEVAAARDRFVGLRR; encoded by the coding sequence GTGAGCGGCGTCGATCCGGTCATCGGCATCGATCTCGGCACGACCAACTCGGTGGCCGCGCGCTGCGACGAGGCCGGCACGCCGGTGGTCCTGGCCGACGACAAGGGCGGCAAGATCCACCCCTCGGTGGTGTCGTTCCACCCCAACGGCTCGGTCGTGGTCGGCGCCGAGGCCAAGCAGCGCCGGATCATCGACCCGCGCAACACCGTCTACTCGGCCAAGCGGCTGATCGGCCGGCCGTTCCGCTCCCGCGAGATCCACGCGGCGATGCAGCGGATGTCGTACGGGATCAAGGAGGGCGCGAACCAGCAGCCGGTGATCGTCACCCGCGGCGGCGAGTTCGCGGTGCCCGAGATCTCGGCGATCGTCCTCGACCACGTCCGCAACATCGCCGCGAAGGCGCTCAAGCACGAGGTCGGGCGCGCGGTCGTGACGGTGCCGGCCAGCTTCAACGACGCCCAGCGCTCCGCCACCGCCACCGCCGGCGCGATCGCCGGCATCACCGTGGTGCGCGTGCTCAACGAGCCGACCGCGGCCGCGCTGGCGTACGGCCAGACCCGCGGGCTGTCGAAGGTGATCGCGGTCTACGACTTCGGCGGCGGCACCTTCGACGTCACGCTCCTGCGCTTGAACGATCAGGTCTACGAGGTGCTATCGACCGCGGGCGACTCGTTCCTCGGCGGCGACGACATCGACGAGCTGCTCATGGAGCACATGGCCGACGTGGCCCTGACCAAGCTCCGCGCCGACGTCCGCGCCGACGAGCTCGCGCTCATGCGCCTGCGCGCGGTCGCCGAGCAGGCCAAGATCGAGCTGTCGCGGCGGCAGCGCGCGCTGGTCAAGATCGACGAGATCGCCTACGGCCCCGGCGGCGCCCCGCTCAACCTCGAGATCGAGATCACGCGCGATCAGCTGATCAGCCAGGCCGGGCCGCTGATCGAGCGCACGTTCAAGGTGTGCGAGGAGGCGCTGACCCTCGCCGGCCTGACGCCGGCCGCGATCGAGGACGTGGTCCTGGTCGGAGGCACCACCAAGATCCCGCACGTACGCGAGCGCGTGACCCAGTTCTTCCAGCGCGCGCCGCGCGTCGACATCAACCCCGAGGAGGCGGTCGCGCAGGGCGCCGCGCTGCAGGCGATGTCCCTCGAGCGCATCCTCAACCGGCGCTCGACCGGCCGCGGGCTGACGCCGATGGGCGGCGTGCCCGCGATGCCGTCGGCGCCACCGCCGCCGCCGGCGACCGCGATCTCCCGCGACGCGACCTGGGACGAGTCCACCGGCCCCGCGCGCCGCACGACCGCGCCGCTGGGCGCACCCCGCCCGGGGACCGACACGATGCGCCCGGCGACCCGCGGCGCCCAGGTCGATCGGATCGACAACGGCACCGGCTCGCAGGCGGCGATCGGCCGCATCACCAGCCGCGGCGCCGCGCCGCCGCCGGTGCCCAAGGCGTCGGGGCCGCGCGCCAGGACCATGATCGGCGTCGCGGCCGAGCCGTTCGGCGAAGCGCCCGACACCAACGACCCGACCCGCGAGCACGGCTGGGCGCCCGAGGAGCCGACCCGGCCGCACGAGCCGATGATCGGCGCGCCGGCGCCGGCCGCCGACGTGTTCCAGCAGCCGACGCTGGTGGTCGATCGCGCCAGCGCGGCCCCGCCGGTCAGCTCGCCGACGACGCCGACCAACGCCGACGCGCGCACGCTGATCGTCCCACCGCCGGGCGGGACGCCTCGCACCACCGATCGCGGGTTCGGCACCTCGCCGCCGCCGCCGACCGCCGGCTTCGGTGCGGTCGCGCCGCCGGCCGGGTTCGGGCCCCAGGCCCCGCTGGCCGGGTTCGGGCCCCAGCCCCCGCTGGCCGGGTTCGGCCCCCAGGCGCCGACCATGATGGCGCCGCCGAGCGGCCCGGTCGTGGTCGAGGTGGTCCCACGGGGCCTCGGCATCGGCACCGTCGGCGGCTACTGCGAGGAGCTGATCCGCCGCAACTCGCAGGTGCCGGCCGAGACCAAGCGCATGTTCGCCACCTCGCGCGATCAGCAGCAGACCGTGCGCATCCGCGTGTTCCAGGGCGAGTCGCGGCGCATCGACGACAACGCCATCCTCGGCGACCTCGTCCTCGAGAACCTGCCGGCGCGCCCCCGCGGCCTGACCTCGATCGAGGTGACCTTCGCCATCGACGCCAGCGGCATCTTGCAGGTCCGCGCCCGCGACGCGCAGACCGGCCAGGAGCAGCGCGCCAACCTCGATCTCGTCGGCACGCAGTCGCCCGAAGAGGTCGCCGCCGCGCGAGATCGCTTCGTCGGCCTGCGCCGCTGA
- the hisB gene encoding imidazoleglycerol-phosphate dehydratase HisB produces the protein MAAPRTARVERNTRETQIVVDLALDGAGARTLDTPVPFLTHMLDALARHGLFDLAIKARGDIEIDAHHTVEDIGLVLGQAFREALGDRAGIARYGWATLPMDETLVTAAIDFSGRPAFVWNVAGLDGKWIGTFDCALAKEFWAAFAIKAECNLHVLLQYGGNPHHVIECVWKALAKALDQATRIDPRAGGAVPSTKGTLTT, from the coding sequence GTGGCTGCCCCGCGAACCGCCCGCGTCGAGCGCAACACCCGCGAGACCCAGATCGTCGTCGACCTCGCCCTCGATGGCGCGGGCGCTCGGACGCTCGACACGCCGGTGCCGTTTCTGACCCACATGCTCGACGCGCTGGCGCGGCACGGGCTGTTCGACCTCGCGATCAAGGCCCGCGGCGACATCGAGATCGACGCGCACCACACCGTCGAGGACATCGGGCTGGTGCTGGGCCAGGCGTTCCGCGAGGCGCTGGGCGACCGCGCCGGCATCGCTCGCTACGGCTGGGCGACCCTGCCGATGGACGAGACCCTGGTGACCGCGGCGATCGACTTCTCGGGTCGGCCGGCGTTCGTGTGGAACGTCGCCGGGCTCGACGGCAAGTGGATCGGCACGTTCGACTGCGCGCTGGCCAAGGAGTTCTGGGCCGCGTTCGCGATCAAGGCCGAGTGCAACCTGCACGTGCTCCTGCAGTACGGCGGCAACCCGCACCACGTGATCGAGTGCGTCTGGAAGGCGCTGGCCAAGGCGCTCGATCAGGCGACGCGGATCGATCCGCGCGCGGGCGGCGCGGTGCCGTCGACCAAGGGGACGCTGACCACGTGA
- a CDS encoding DUF4157 domain-containing protein — protein sequence MDQQLYRQHGLDHDLDQDTANKGGPGKSSLTSRLTPAPQVVFRVADPETARALGESLSGGTRARIQREADGAVGGRDGNGVAVDAEAAVDRASSSNGAPLPTSVQRQFEGSLGADLSSVRVHTGSESAQAAHAVGAKAYTVGQDIHFAAGRYQPEDPFGMHLLAHEVAHTVQQAGGAQRRQHKLEVSTPQDAAEHEADRAADAMVRGAPAPIALAPGRGLARDPDDELPDTYDDMKKNSSAAEKDAAKSSGFVQTGKLSTINDSAAAQKAIGDIDGTQAAVIDGESAGLSEWQGASSKNIAAKAALEDFVAQNDVQNTAVTNFRSQYQLVITDYARLEASAGTFMAANMGAKPMKGDQATNMAKSLELTGGDRDLMKEKVADGGPLHAVWAKARDTKNALKAKSGNMASAQTRMIAGMQNVAAKQMQANAGVHAATTSDDDKKKALDAVKKQISDAKGAWDAINKVVGKPASAAADKVLPGAGAAVDKALQQVPALIDAWHAKALAAASIANANSEKLNELRAVAAAQEEAAAASTSLKADAMEYSNLAAEVAQLRSDLENDMKNLGQNLDKTMVTGNKAYAQITKLTGDLVRFTSQANATLAIGKQEQTQAKAVKEKTNVLVSKDTGKGMPWYSARPRSALEIEAGVHKAWKDVLVWNQLGFTAYAGNRDKGGGGSARGEGGANENVDEAVASIEKIIGQATQLETSLNNYLFNVVD from the coding sequence ATGGACCAGCAGCTCTACCGTCAGCACGGCCTCGACCACGACCTCGATCAGGACACCGCCAACAAGGGCGGGCCCGGGAAATCGAGCCTGACCTCCCGGTTGACGCCGGCGCCGCAGGTGGTGTTCCGGGTCGCCGACCCCGAGACCGCGCGCGCGCTGGGCGAGTCGCTCAGCGGCGGCACCCGCGCGCGCATCCAGCGCGAGGCCGACGGCGCGGTCGGGGGCCGCGACGGCAACGGGGTCGCGGTCGACGCCGAGGCCGCGGTCGATCGCGCGTCGTCATCGAACGGCGCGCCGCTGCCGACCAGCGTCCAGCGCCAGTTCGAGGGCTCGCTCGGCGCCGACCTGTCGAGCGTCCGCGTCCACACCGGCAGTGAATCGGCCCAGGCCGCCCACGCCGTCGGCGCCAAGGCCTACACGGTCGGCCAGGACATCCACTTCGCCGCGGGCCGCTACCAGCCCGAGGATCCGTTCGGCATGCACCTGCTCGCGCACGAGGTCGCCCACACCGTCCAGCAGGCGGGCGGCGCCCAGCGGCGCCAGCACAAGCTCGAGGTCTCGACCCCGCAGGACGCCGCGGAGCACGAGGCCGACCGCGCCGCGGACGCGATGGTGCGGGGCGCGCCGGCGCCGATCGCGCTCGCGCCTGGCCGAGGTCTCGCCCGCGACCCCGACGACGAGCTGCCCGACACCTACGACGACATGAAGAAGAACTCCTCCGCGGCGGAGAAGGACGCCGCGAAGTCGAGCGGCTTCGTCCAGACCGGCAAGCTGAGCACGATCAACGACAGCGCCGCGGCGCAGAAGGCGATCGGGGACATCGACGGCACCCAGGCCGCGGTCATCGACGGCGAGTCCGCGGGGCTCTCGGAGTGGCAGGGGGCGTCGTCCAAGAACATCGCGGCCAAGGCCGCGCTCGAGGACTTCGTCGCGCAGAACGACGTGCAGAACACGGCCGTGACCAACTTCCGCAGCCAGTACCAGCTCGTGATCACCGACTACGCCCGCCTGGAGGCGTCGGCCGGCACCTTCATGGCCGCGAACATGGGTGCCAAGCCGATGAAGGGCGACCAGGCCACGAACATGGCCAAGTCGCTCGAGCTCACCGGTGGCGACCGCGATCTGATGAAGGAGAAGGTGGCGGACGGCGGGCCGCTGCACGCGGTCTGGGCCAAGGCGCGCGACACCAAGAACGCGCTCAAGGCCAAGAGCGGCAACATGGCCTCCGCCCAGACGCGGATGATCGCCGGAATGCAGAACGTCGCGGCCAAGCAGATGCAAGCGAACGCCGGCGTGCACGCCGCCACGACGTCCGACGACGACAAGAAGAAGGCGCTCGACGCGGTGAAGAAGCAGATCTCCGACGCGAAGGGCGCGTGGGACGCGATCAACAAGGTCGTGGGCAAGCCCGCGAGCGCGGCCGCGGACAAGGTCCTGCCCGGCGCCGGCGCCGCCGTCGACAAGGCCCTGCAGCAGGTGCCCGCGCTGATCGACGCCTGGCACGCCAAGGCCCTCGCCGCGGCGTCGATCGCCAACGCGAACAGCGAGAAGCTCAACGAGCTGCGCGCGGTCGCGGCCGCGCAGGAGGAGGCCGCGGCGGCGTCGACCTCGCTGAAGGCCGACGCGATGGAGTACTCCAACCTGGCCGCCGAGGTGGCGCAGCTCCGCAGCGACCTCGAGAACGACATGAAGAACCTCGGCCAGAACCTCGACAAGACGATGGTGACCGGCAACAAGGCCTACGCGCAGATCACCAAGCTGACCGGCGACCTGGTGCGGTTCACGTCGCAGGCCAACGCGACGCTGGCGATCGGCAAGCAGGAGCAGACCCAGGCCAAGGCCGTGAAGGAGAAGACCAACGTCCTGGTCAGCAAGGACACCGGCAAGGGGATGCCGTGGTACTCGGCGCGGCCGCGGTCGGCGCTCGAGATCGAGGCCGGCGTCCACAAGGCGTGGAAGGACGTGCTCGTGTGGAACCAGCTGGGCTTCACCGCCTACGCTGGCAACCGCGACAAGGGCGGCGGGGGCTCGGCCCGGGGTGAGGGCGGAGCCAACGAGAACGTCGACGAGGCGGTCGCGTCGATCGAGAAGATCATCGGTCAGGCGACCCAGCTCGAGACCAGCCTGAACAACTACCTGTTCAACGTCGTGGACTGA
- a CDS encoding nuclear transport factor 2 family protein, protein MLTEAAAAGFVDEWIAAWNAHDLERILAHWVDDCVFTSPLAARLLGDPTVRGKAALRAYWQQGLAASPGLRFDLDRVLVGADSLVIAYRNHRGQHVGEWLRLDAALHATEGAAHYG, encoded by the coding sequence ATGCTGACCGAAGCGGCCGCCGCGGGGTTCGTCGACGAGTGGATCGCCGCGTGGAACGCCCACGACCTCGAGCGCATCCTCGCGCACTGGGTCGACGACTGCGTGTTCACGTCGCCGCTGGCGGCGCGGCTGCTGGGCGATCCGACGGTCCGGGGGAAGGCGGCGCTGCGCGCGTACTGGCAGCAGGGCCTGGCGGCGTCGCCAGGGCTGCGGTTCGACCTCGACCGGGTGCTGGTCGGCGCTGACAGCCTGGTGATCGCCTACCGCAACCACCGCGGCCAGCACGTCGGCGAGTGGCTGCGGCTGGACGCCGCGCTGCACGCGACCGAGGGTGCGGCGCACTACGGGTGA
- a CDS encoding sensor domain-containing diguanylate cyclase, whose product MDSLSALTRLAEAIQARHSLEELLQLVADGAAEVLEVKRISVRLLDASRSLLLASARAGEPLHEAPVGFRLGEGLLGWIAEHGEPLCLPEPEHDPRFMARPGMASMGAFVGVPIRIGAQTTGVISAVDDAVVFDDSHRRLLTLVAAMCAPHVEIARLARLAHVDPLTGALNRRGIEQQVPTLAPDDAEVMSVAMVDVDHFKRINDSVGHAAGDLVLRQIAATLTGVLRAADAVVRYGGEEFLLVLPGVAFADATAVAERVRAAVAAAPTAVPGGEVGATVSIGVAERRPGELREAMIARADAALYAAKAAGRNRVHGG is encoded by the coding sequence ATGGACTCCCTGTCCGCGCTGACGCGACTCGCTGAGGCGATCCAGGCGCGGCACTCGCTCGAGGAGCTCTTGCAGCTGGTGGCGGACGGCGCTGCCGAGGTGCTCGAGGTCAAGCGCATCAGCGTGCGCCTGCTCGACGCCAGCCGCTCGCTGCTGCTGGCGTCGGCGCGCGCCGGCGAGCCGCTGCACGAGGCGCCGGTCGGGTTCCGCCTGGGCGAGGGCCTGCTGGGCTGGATCGCCGAGCACGGCGAGCCGCTGTGCCTGCCCGAGCCCGAGCACGATCCGCGGTTCATGGCGCGGCCGGGCATGGCGAGCATGGGCGCGTTCGTGGGCGTGCCGATCCGGATCGGCGCCCAGACCACCGGGGTCATCAGCGCGGTCGACGACGCGGTGGTGTTCGACGACTCGCACCGGCGGCTGCTCACGCTGGTCGCGGCGATGTGCGCGCCCCACGTCGAGATCGCGCGCCTGGCGCGGCTGGCCCACGTCGATCCGCTCACCGGCGCGCTCAACCGCCGGGGCATCGAGCAGCAGGTGCCGACGCTGGCGCCCGACGACGCCGAGGTGATGTCGGTCGCGATGGTCGACGTCGATCACTTCAAGCGCATCAACGACTCGGTCGGCCACGCCGCTGGCGATCTGGTCCTGCGCCAGATCGCCGCGACCTTGACCGGCGTCCTGCGCGCGGCCGACGCGGTGGTGCGGTACGGCGGCGAGGAGTTCCTGCTGGTGCTGCCGGGCGTGGCGTTCGCGGACGCGACCGCGGTGGCCGAGCGCGTGCGCGCGGCGGTGGCGGCGGCGCCCACGGCCGTGCCCGGCGGCGAGGTCGGCGCGACCGTGTCGATCGGCGTCGCCGAGCGCCGGCCGGGCGAGCTGCGCGAGGCGATGATCGCTCGAGCCGACGCCGCGCTGTACGCGGCCAAGGCCGCCGGCCGCAACCGCGTCCACGGCGGCTAG
- a CDS encoding DUF4157 domain-containing protein has protein sequence MDQQLFRTLGIAAELDQDIAPSKGGPGKSSLTSRLTPAPQMVFRVADPETARALGESLSGGGRVRIQREAAGAVGDRDGNGVAGDAEAAVERAATSSGSALPASLQRQFEGSLGADLSSVRVHTGGASAQAAHAVGAKAYTVGQDIHFAAGRYQPEDPFGMHLLAHEVAHTVQQSGGAQRRQHKLEVSTPHDAAEHEADRAADAMVRGEAASVATVAPHALRTVQRDAVRIGATRVEGRETNEAEQILQQGDSSVANSHGGVDLSVAGDVSDTTMLLGMVTDNTMNLRHATMSDPDRKVFHESCAKQNEAVIQALGRFQHHAAATQVDIEMFEAAYNTMQKDFARLQGMMAQFGAFHPDRGKLSIPIDSDGAGRAVTGGATEADKDAAIEGIPGKGVKGGFETRLTAVKDSINAMNEHKTSLPTAAREFSDANRDMLTGRLNVSLGPAKREDDPTTDKDMIEAREVVEKANKELAAATKIVAQIGKEASDGLKALDKLPQVKAFMEGVDHAKELGSAIGGEAFDDVFGDKLAENIAAAITGLGNKVSNAKGIVEALEQKKGNLGIIHHFNEWDDVKTKMASKAKTFATQVKEAGRRRAAVTKAIAELERYQHAHKIKGPKGGDMAVMAAFVANANMFVTQADTAKDMGEDAQKKIADALKHEAKQTNKGVDGKDETTGTGSNWEQAYARQPDPLGGKDDLVPIPGARVRTIDWWACTKGRAGGTDDKPKWGFINRQQSTRLHLNEQTGDNQRLQAVQAKIDTMMGNIWIARGSVASFATQIGNVLGFGGIEQAPMD, from the coding sequence ATGGACCAGCAGCTATTCCGCACGCTTGGCATCGCCGCAGAGCTCGACCAGGACATCGCGCCCAGCAAGGGCGGCCCCGGCAAGTCGAGCCTGACGTCGCGGTTGACGCCGGCGCCGCAGATGGTGTTCCGGGTCGCGGACCCCGAGACGGCGCGGGCGCTGGGCGAGTCGCTCAGCGGCGGCGGCCGCGTGCGCATCCAACGGGAGGCGGCGGGCGCGGTCGGCGACCGCGACGGCAACGGGGTCGCAGGCGACGCCGAGGCCGCGGTCGAGCGCGCGGCGACGTCGAGCGGGTCGGCGCTGCCCGCCAGCCTCCAGCGCCAGTTCGAGGGCTCGCTGGGGGCGGATCTGTCGAGCGTGCGGGTCCACACCGGCGGCGCGTCGGCGCAGGCCGCCCACGCCGTCGGCGCCAAGGCCTACACCGTCGGCCAGGACATCCACTTCGCCGCGGGCCGCTACCAGCCCGAGGATCCGTTCGGCATGCACCTGCTCGCGCACGAGGTCGCGCACACCGTGCAGCAGTCGGGCGGCGCCCAGCGGCGCCAGCACAAGCTCGAGGTCTCGACGCCGCACGACGCCGCCGAGCACGAGGCCGACCGCGCGGCGGACGCGATGGTGCGGGGCGAGGCGGCGAGCGTGGCGACGGTCGCTCCGCACGCGCTCCGCACGGTCCAGCGAGACGCCGTCCGCATCGGCGCGACGCGCGTTGAGGGGCGCGAGACCAACGAGGCCGAGCAGATCCTCCAGCAAGGCGACTCGTCCGTTGCGAACTCGCACGGCGGGGTCGACCTGTCGGTGGCCGGCGATGTGTCAGACACCACCATGTTGCTGGGGATGGTCACCGACAACACGATGAACCTCCGCCACGCGACCATGTCCGATCCGGACCGAAAGGTGTTCCACGAGAGCTGCGCGAAGCAGAACGAGGCCGTCATCCAGGCGCTGGGTCGGTTCCAGCATCACGCCGCCGCAACGCAAGTCGACATCGAGATGTTCGAGGCCGCGTACAACACCATGCAGAAGGACTTCGCTCGCTTGCAGGGCATGATGGCCCAGTTCGGGGCCTTTCATCCGGATCGGGGCAAGCTCTCGATTCCGATCGATTCAGACGGCGCGGGTCGCGCGGTGACTGGCGGCGCGACCGAGGCCGACAAGGACGCGGCGATCGAAGGCATCCCTGGCAAGGGCGTCAAAGGCGGATTCGAGACCCGGTTGACCGCGGTGAAGGACTCGATCAACGCGATGAATGAACACAAGACGTCGCTCCCGACGGCGGCGCGCGAGTTCTCCGACGCGAATCGCGACATGCTCACCGGCCGCTTGAACGTCTCGCTGGGCCCGGCCAAGCGGGAGGACGACCCGACGACCGACAAGGACATGATCGAGGCCAGGGAGGTGGTCGAGAAGGCCAACAAGGAGCTCGCTGCCGCGACAAAGATCGTCGCTCAGATCGGGAAGGAGGCCAGCGACGGGCTCAAGGCTCTCGACAAGCTGCCGCAGGTGAAGGCCTTCATGGAGGGCGTCGACCACGCCAAGGAGCTCGGCTCGGCGATCGGCGGCGAGGCCTTCGACGACGTGTTCGGCGACAAGCTCGCCGAGAACATCGCCGCCGCGATCACCGGCCTCGGCAACAAGGTCTCGAACGCGAAGGGCATCGTCGAGGCGCTGGAGCAGAAGAAAGGCAACCTCGGGATCATCCACCACTTCAACGAGTGGGACGACGTCAAGACGAAGATGGCCTCCAAGGCCAAGACGTTCGCGACGCAGGTGAAGGAGGCGGGCCGGCGCCGTGCGGCTGTGACGAAGGCCATCGCCGAGCTCGAGCGCTACCAGCACGCCCACAAGATCAAGGGCCCGAAGGGCGGGGACATGGCGGTCATGGCGGCGTTCGTGGCCAACGCGAACATGTTCGTGACGCAGGCCGACACGGCGAAGGACATGGGCGAGGACGCGCAGAAGAAGATCGCGGACGCGCTGAAGCACGAGGCCAAGCAGACGAACAAGGGCGTCGACGGGAAGGATGAGACCACCGGCACCGGCTCGAACTGGGAGCAGGCATACGCGCGCCAGCCCGACCCCCTCGGCGGCAAGGACGATCTCGTGCCGATCCCTGGGGCGCGCGTGCGCACGATCGACTGGTGGGCTTGCACCAAGGGACGCGCGGGTGGCACCGACGACAAGCCGAAGTGGGGCTTCATCAATCGCCAACAATCGACCCGTCTCCATCTCAACGAGCAGACGGGCGACAACCAGCGACTCCAGGCAGTTCAGGCGAAGATCGACACCATGATGGGGAACATCTGGATCGCGCGCGGATCCGTGGCGTCGTTCGCGACTCAGATCGGCAACGTGCTCGGGTTTGGCGGGATCGAGCAAGCGCCGATGGACTGA